One Leptolyngbya sp. 'hensonii' DNA segment encodes these proteins:
- the asnB gene encoding asparagine synthase (glutamine-hydrolyzing): protein MCGITGFWDFSRSHPDEWLGNVTRQMAATLIHRGPDGSGLWTDAATGIALGHRRLAIVDLSPEGHQPMRSAHDRYVMVFNGEIYNFLDLRQQLKSLGHPFRGHSDTEVMLASFSQWGVEGSLQKFIGMFAFALWDRQEHQLYLGRDRLGEKPLYYGWIGHTFLFASELKALKAHPDWQGEIDRNALALFLRHNYIPAPYCIYQGMHKLLPGTLLTLSSPSSAVAPVSYWSVRDCVTTGLAHPFGGNDSEAITELDSLLRHAVSQQMVADVPLGAFLSGGIDSSTIVALMQAQSGQPVKTFTIGFREATYNEADHAKAVAQHLGCDHAELYVTPAESIGVIPKLPVLYDEPFADASQIPTFLVAQLARQQVTVSLSGDGGDEIFGGYAQYFWGDRIWRVIRRIPYPLRHLIARVLRALPPDRWNALFSALHLPSPYFSPGDNVYRLAAALSTPEAIGLYLHLLSQWQDPATLVIGGMEPTTLYNSVTNWPKMGQVFPAMMYADQMIELPDDILVKVDRATMGVSLEARAPLLDHRVIELAWKLPMAMKVRQNRGKWLLRQVLYRYVPPALIDRPKMGFSVPVGRWLRQGDLRDWAEAQLSEQRLHQEGFLCPQRVRQKWTEHLAGTYNWKSHLWNVLMFQAWLEAQ, encoded by the coding sequence CGATCGTTGATCTGTCCCCAGAAGGCCATCAGCCCATGCGATCGGCCCACGATCGCTATGTCATGGTTTTCAATGGCGAGATCTATAACTTTCTGGACCTGCGGCAACAGTTGAAATCTCTGGGACACCCGTTTCGGGGCCACTCAGACACGGAGGTGATGCTGGCCAGTTTCAGCCAGTGGGGGGTAGAAGGGTCACTCCAAAAATTTATTGGCATGTTTGCCTTCGCCCTCTGGGATCGGCAGGAACATCAACTTTATCTGGGCCGCGATCGTCTGGGGGAAAAGCCTCTTTATTATGGCTGGATCGGCCACACCTTTTTGTTCGCCTCCGAGTTGAAAGCCTTAAAAGCTCACCCAGATTGGCAGGGGGAAATCGATCGCAATGCCCTGGCCCTGTTTCTGCGCCACAACTATATTCCGGCTCCCTACTGCATTTACCAGGGGATGCACAAGCTGTTGCCAGGAACGCTGCTTACTCTGAGTAGTCCATCATCGGCAGTGGCTCCGGTGTCTTACTGGTCGGTGCGAGACTGCGTGACTACTGGGCTGGCTCACCCCTTTGGAGGGAATGACTCAGAGGCCATTACTGAACTGGACAGTCTGCTGCGCCATGCGGTCAGCCAACAGATGGTGGCGGATGTGCCGCTGGGGGCTTTTCTCTCAGGGGGCATCGATTCCTCAACGATCGTGGCCCTGATGCAGGCCCAGAGCGGTCAGCCAGTGAAGACGTTTACGATCGGCTTTCGGGAAGCGACCTATAACGAAGCCGACCATGCCAAGGCTGTGGCGCAGCATCTGGGCTGTGATCATGCGGAACTCTATGTCACCCCGGCAGAGAGTATTGGGGTGATTCCAAAATTACCTGTTTTGTACGACGAACCCTTTGCCGATGCTTCCCAGATTCCTACCTTTCTGGTCGCTCAATTGGCAAGGCAGCAGGTGACGGTCAGCCTGTCTGGGGATGGGGGCGATGAGATCTTCGGAGGCTATGCCCAATACTTCTGGGGCGATCGGATCTGGCGGGTGATTCGTCGCATCCCCTATCCCTTGCGACATCTAATAGCCCGTGTTCTCAGAGCCCTGCCTCCCGATCGCTGGAATGCCCTGTTTTCTGCCCTGCACCTGCCTTCTCCCTATTTCTCGCCCGGTGATAATGTGTATCGGCTGGCAGCGGCTCTTTCGACTCCAGAGGCGATCGGTCTTTACCTGCATCTACTGTCCCAGTGGCAGGACCCGGCCACTCTGGTCATTGGTGGGATGGAACCGACGACCCTCTACAATTCGGTGACAAACTGGCCAAAGATGGGGCAGGTGTTCCCGGCCATGATGTATGCGGACCAGATGATTGAACTGCCAGATGACATTCTGGTTAAGGTAGACCGGGCCACCATGGGGGTCAGTCTGGAGGCCCGTGCCCCATTGCTGGATCATCGGGTGATTGAGCTGGCTTGGAAGCTACCAATGGCGATGAAAGTTCGGCAAAATCGAGGCAAATGGCTGTTGCGTCAGGTTCTCTACCGCTATGTCCCACCGGCTTTGATCGATCGGCCTAAAATGGGGTTCAGTGTTCCCGTGGGGCGGTGGTTGCGCCAGGGAGACTTGCGAGACTGGGCCGAGGCCCAACTCAGCGAGCAGCGATTGCACCAGGAAGGCTTTCTCTGCCCCCAAAGAGTACGCCAGAAATGGACCGAACATCTGGCCGGAACCTACAACTGGAAATCCCATCTGTGGAATGTGTTGATGTTTCAGGCATGGCTGGAGGCCCAATGA
- a CDS encoding glycosyltransferase produces the protein MTHPLSVGVVVDLEWGSHAGGHVKCWERFAEAAVACGDGVDLTVYYLGVKATTVTIAPHVRYQILPPVLGTNRIPFLQERSRDTDLAPFNPRLAQLLRRHQVLHFTSAFTSSRTAHRVAHRYHIPLISSIHTDLPTFTRIYSQEIIGRFVGQGWLYGLLFDRLHLQNWLAEDMRRQWRRLLRDCDRVLVSQPEDRELLQGLLSEDRLSSLRRGIDKERFHPKHRDRDRLQATFGIPSEMPVLLFVGRVDDSKKVMTLAESAQALWQAGQPLQVLVVGEGSAGERVRRVLGPQVTLPGNLPQTELSWIYASADLFVFPSESEVSPNVVLEARASGLPVFVSARDGGAQFVRQPDIDGVLVRESSPEAWAQALLPFLVDPQKRLAMGREARRALEIYWPSWEDVFREDLLAVWQSVNPDR, from the coding sequence ATGACACACCCATTATCGGTTGGGGTCGTGGTGGATCTGGAATGGGGTTCCCATGCGGGTGGCCATGTCAAATGCTGGGAACGCTTTGCCGAGGCTGCTGTGGCCTGTGGGGATGGGGTTGACCTGACGGTTTACTATCTGGGAGTCAAAGCTACGACGGTGACGATCGCCCCCCATGTGCGCTATCAGATCCTGCCCCCAGTTCTGGGGACGAACCGAATTCCCTTCCTGCAGGAGCGATCTCGGGATACGGATCTGGCTCCCTTCAATCCCCGCCTAGCTCAGCTACTGCGCCGTCACCAGGTTCTGCATTTCACCAGTGCCTTCACCAGTTCCCGCACGGCCCATCGAGTTGCCCACAGATACCACATCCCCCTGATCAGTTCCATCCACACTGACCTCCCTACATTTACCCGAATTTATTCCCAGGAGATTATTGGCCGCTTTGTGGGGCAGGGCTGGCTTTATGGCCTACTGTTCGATCGACTGCATCTGCAAAACTGGCTGGCGGAGGATATGCGCCGTCAGTGGCGCAGACTGCTGCGGGATTGTGATCGGGTGCTGGTGTCCCAGCCAGAGGACCGAGAACTCTTGCAGGGATTATTGTCCGAAGATCGTCTCTCTTCCTTACGACGAGGCATTGACAAGGAACGGTTCCATCCCAAACATCGCGATCGCGATCGGCTGCAGGCCACCTTTGGGATTCCGTCAGAGATGCCTGTCCTGTTGTTTGTGGGCCGGGTGGATGACAGCAAAAAAGTGATGACCCTGGCTGAATCTGCCCAAGCCTTGTGGCAGGCCGGTCAGCCCCTGCAGGTTCTGGTGGTGGGAGAAGGCTCAGCCGGAGAGCGAGTCCGCCGGGTTTTGGGACCGCAGGTTACGCTTCCAGGCAATCTGCCCCAGACGGAATTGAGCTGGATCTATGCCAGTGCTGATCTATTTGTCTTTCCCTCGGAAAGTGAAGTTTCTCCCAATGTCGTTCTGGAGGCCAGAGCCTCTGGTTTGCCCGTCTTTGTCTCTGCCAGGGATGGGGGAGCCCAGTTTGTTCGACAACCGGATATAGATGGTGTTCTAGTGCGGGAATCCAGTCCAGAAGCCTGGGCTCAGGCTCTCCTGCCGTTCCTGGTAGACCCCCAAAAACGGCTGGCCATGGGACGGGAAGCCCGTCGGGCACTGGAAATCTACTGGCCGTCCTGGGA